Within the Sylvia atricapilla isolate bSylAtr1 chromosome 10, bSylAtr1.pri, whole genome shotgun sequence genome, the region GGGCAGTCCTGACCGAACAGGCCGGGCAGGGGCATAGAAGTGTGTGCCCCTTCCCCGCGAGTCCCATGGGGAAGGGGAGCCCCGAATGAGTGTCCCAGAGACCTGGTTGTGCCGAGAtgctgaggaggagggatgTGCCCGAGGCCACCGACACTGGGTGGCACTGCCCCAAGGTCTGGGCATAGAGATGGGGACACGGTCTGAGGGGTGCCCCAGGACAGCAGTGGGATAGGAGTGGTGGTGTCCCTGTAAGGCACTGGGCTGCAGGCTGAAGAAAAAGTGTTGAGACAGGGGGATGTTGGGAAAAAGAATGAGGATGAACATTTCCAGGGCTTGgaggacagcagctctgagcaggggaAGAGATGGAAGGCCTGGGAGATGGGGGGACAGCAAGGAAGGAGGTGTGTCTCTCCAATTGTGGGTCAGAATTGGAGGATTGGGAGGACACAGAGAGCATTAACtaggggagggagcagcagggaggaggaatcCTGATCTCCCCACCACTGCTGGGGACATTCTGCAAGGGAGGGGTGCAgggggagctgtggggcaggacCCCTCTCTATAATCTGAAAACTGGTGAGGGATGCAGTGACCGAAGGGGTCTGAAAGGAAAGGACCTACCAGTTTTCTGGCCCTTTCAGATTATGGGTGGGGGGGAGGACGGGATGGGACGACAGGacagagacagcagcacagctgagggatTGCAGCACCACCAGCCCTTTGGAGGTGCTGTGTGGATATGCAGTGACCGGGGCAGGTCACTGGTGTGGGTCAGGGGGATGCTCTGACCCCACAGAAGGGAGCACAGGTTTAGGGATGTGAGAACATGCCTTGGGCACAGCCGCGGGGTGATGGAGTGCACTGCCAGGCACAGACCCAATCGCGAGTTTGCATCGCAGAGGGGATACACCGACCCCTCTGCGGTCCCTTACGGAGGGTCTCCAACACTAAAGAGATCGCTGGGGACGGCGGCGCTCTGAccctctcctccccacaggCCTCCCGCGGCtcggcagcggcggcagcggcggcggcggcggcagcgggtCCGCCCGAGGCGGCGGAGCGGGAGAAAGAGCGGGAGAAGGAGCGGGAGAAggagcggagcggcggcggcggcggctcgggCCCGCGGGAGGCGCGGGAGGCGCGGGCAGAGGCGCGGCCGCGGGCGGGCTGGGCGCGGCTGCTGCAGGACCCGCCGGGCCGCCGCCACAAGGGCCTCCACAAGAAGGCCTGGGCAAGGGCTGCTTCGGGCTCAAGCTGGATCGCATCGGCGCCATGAGCGGCCTCGGATGCTGAGGGACCCCTGGCGGTGAGtgcgcggccgggccggggccgggatggggccgggatggggccgggatggggccgggatggggccgCGCTCCGATACCGCAGGGGGTGCGGAAGATGCTCTGCCCGCGAACGCGAGATGCCAGCGGACCGGACTGCAAGTGTTCGTCCCGCTGAGCCTTGCAACCCCGGCTTTGTTGGCGGGAAAAGAGGAGAACCCCAAAGTTTGCCTTATTACATTCCCGTCTGGAATCCACCGGCCCTCCTGCTGTTTTGCCCTGCAGAAGGTCAGAGACCCCAGCTGCTCCCGCAGCAGGTCAAACTGGATTCCCCCTAAGCTGAGCTAGACCCGTAGGCTCCGGGGAGGATGCAGAAGGAGCTCCGGTGCAGCCACATGTTCCCAGTTGCTCCCTGTGCTTGATACACTTAGGTGACCTATAGATAGATGTCAGGAGGGCAGGGTTACCCCCTGTGTGCCTGCAGTTGGAGAGTTAGTGAGGCTCCTGTCTCAGCCATGCACTAGTGCttttaatttaaggaaaaacaataCATAAGTTCCCCAGGTGTCTTCTATGTGTGATGACAGCCACGAGTAGCACTTTCCTAACTGCAGCTTTGTATCTGATCAAGTTTTGAGAAGCTGGGAGAAGTTCTTCCCATGGTGCTTCACAGCCACTGTGTAGCAACCAATGGGTGAAGGAGTGTCTCTTCCCCACAGTGATGGATTTGGGAAAAACATGGCAGTGCCTCCCCTGCcaggtgctggggacagtgaggcACCGTTCTGGCCTGGCCCTGccagcaggacacacacagaTGAACTCACACTTCGGGAAGAACTTACCACTTCAGCCCAGGCCACTTGTTCTTCTTCCTGTGGCACAGCACTGCCTCACTGACAGGGACATGCCCAGCCCTGTGGTAACATAACTGGGCACAGAGGGGACTGGATccagcatcctgctgctctgcagagtgaTGGGAATAGCACAACCCAAAGGTGCCAATGGAATGCCAGTGCTGGTCTATGGCCTGTCCTGGAGAGATGGgtgctgtttttctcctccctctcatTTAGAGACTCCTCAATATTGCCAAGTATTGCCAGCTCAGGGCTTCCAGAGGAACACACATACACCATGTAGACAGGTCACACCCATTCTCTCTCACTAAACCcatcagaagaagaaaaaaacctccaacagACAcaagggcagggggagcagcagctttcctcaGCCTCTCCCCTGAACACCAGCCAGAAAGCAAAGGGTGCACTTCTTCCTTGCTTTAGCACAAGCAGAAAGCTCAGGGACGTCTTCTGCAGAGTCCAGCATCcctcagccccaggctgtggTTACTTTCGCAGGGGTTTTGGCTGGGGATGGGTAAGGGGTGCTGCATGGCAAGTACTAATGAGCACTTTGTTCTTGTTCCTCGCAGGGCTTTGAATCCGTAGTCCACTACCATGCGTGGCCACGCACGGCCATCCCCCAGGCAACACCTAGAGAAGCAGAGACCCCCTTGGAATGGACAAAAGATGtggctgtgtttttctttttggtacGAGGAGTCATGGCACcaactgttttggttttgttatttttttaacaagtgcTCTCTAtcttatatatattatatatacaaaCACTCACTGAGACAAGGGACAGTGCTTTTCCAAGAGACTGATGAAGCCAGCTGTATAACGTTGCTGTTTGTAAATTCATGTCATGCATAAATGTATTTATGTTGTAAAGCTATTTATATATTGTTTATAAAgagatatttataaaaaaattatttatgtaacTAAATGAAAAGTCAAGCATTGTAACATTTTTTGTCCTAAGTAGttgaaaaacttaaaaaaaaatcattccatgTGGCATTTTGTAACCTGTCTTTATTTATGAAATTCACATACAATTTAAATGTTGGGTTGATTGATTTTAACAGAGCTAAAGAAGAAATTGTTCAGATGTTTTAGAAAAGTCAGGAGTGAGAGAAAGGCCAGCTGATCTTTTAAGCTTTGATCCCATACGCAAAAGTAAACTTGTGCCCCATCCTGTAATGCTCTGATGGACCGAACCCTGCCCAGCGCTGCAAGACTCTGCAGACCCCAGCTGAGTCCCTGTGAGAGCACACGGCCTCGGGCAGCACATCCATGCCCAGATTCCAAATGGCACCCGTGGAAATTAACAGTGGAGACCTGGATGGACAGCAGTGTGACAAGGGCAGCGTCTGTCCTACACGTGCTTTAACTGCTTCTGGTCCAAGCTTCAGCCCATAACTACGCTCCACCACTGGTGCCGGGTGGAGACGCCGTCCCTGCTGACAGCAACAAAGAGCCCGCGCTGGATCTGGCCCCCAGCTGCgctggtgggagcagagctTTGTGCCAGAGACACTGCTATTCCAGGATCCAGAGGCTCGCTAAGTGTCTTGTTGATATTCCCATTTGCCAGCCCTTTGCCACTAAGCTATAAAGTCCCTTCCTCCAGCAGAGATTTATTTAACTGAGCCAGGGACAATACACAGACAGACCAAAATATACTGAGAGCTGCCTGGTAAGGATTCATGGACACAGCTGTTGCTACAGCTTCTTGCTATGTAAAGTGCATGAAATAAATTGTTAAAATGACTCGGAGCTCTAAAGGAAACAGCAAGCGAGGGGGCGGGGAGTGCAGTAAACACGCAAACTCCTGCTTGAAGGCTCTTTGGTCTCATTCTTCAAAGAGGCcttagaaaaaaagagagtggCAGGCGCCCAGCCCAGCCGTGACAGGAGTCACAAATTATGCTCTGGCCATTGTAGTGGGCTGGGAACAACGAGCATTATGTTCCACTGGGCTCCAGTGCCTAGGACAGGGCAAAAAGAAAGTCACCAAGACCCAGAGGCAAAGCGATCCTTTTCCTTAGCAACCACCAGGAAACCATAGAAACCTCCAGCCAGACTCACCCCAGCTCTGACAGAACACTGGGTGCACAGACAGCTCAATCATCAGGTTAGGAGTGCATAGGGGACGTTTCTGACCTGGCATGAGCACGGCCTCCATCACAGACAGGTACCCACCTCACAGTGCCCA harbors:
- the NPPC gene encoding C-type natriuretic peptide — encoded protein: MQISPLLAGGLLLALLSVRLEAKPASQLPQKASRGSAAAAAAAAAAAGPPEAAEREKEREKEREKERSGGGGGSGPREAREARAEARPRAGWARLLQDPPGRRHKGLHKKAWARAASGSSWIASAP